A stretch of the Theileria equi strain WA chromosome 1, complete sequence genome encodes the following:
- a CDS encoding hypothetical protein (encoded by transcript BEWA_024560A), with amino-acid sequence MVRWWIFGYDWTRYVTVDIAKSLNSEGVQITGNGRDKQYGTHYYKDGNSTVYLRESPFKSSSLQGYSRLVHTLQPDTHTYRYLLKEVQYNSIKQNIIGSIESTHFVTAVYLCHDKGRKIPLMICLLKYPGYSRYLRHDTHYYVRKSGIEPNKWQYDRSVTSDGKVLTETLKKILEQCNYPSVLNAERTSGSYFIDGENGQNTFKLYTIPKFAVKKSENDPVQGYVKYTHTLGNGYDFRIFSTTHKKACQKFADKDFYKKGPFKEASFYYWAGDKDCNNPLLLKLTSDTIDISYYILDSTNKWKEVTISKTVFQGMMLLDLLDTENCRKNKAVILNISQTDKEDFVLFSTSCQTNLNISKCPTKSQMYDRYYQSLASGYKLGRFTQKGHAATLDSLELPLTDTSVFVFHYPKSEDGKPFLIYLRDSRKSYKNTNDRPYEWKLYTRGITDENDEDRIRNILELGDSHTDSGNSFAKEESDIEIEIGTEGEIPTFENENTTIYNTNLWHLLWLVPIIIIIIILLILYCYYYLRDPWVRQI; translated from the coding sequence ATGGTTAGATGGTGGATTTTTGGTTATGATTGGACGCGATATGTAACTGTAGACATCGCCAAAAGTTTGAATTCTGAAGGTGTACAAATAACTGGGAATGGGAGGGACAAACAATATGGAACACATTACTACAAAGATGGGAATAGTACAGTTTATCTCCGGGAAAGTCCGTTTAAAAGCTCCTCCCTTCAGGGGTACTCAAGGCTTGTTCATACCCTTCAACCGGATACGCACACTTATCGCTATTTGTTAAAGGAAGTACAGTATAATAGTATTAAACAGAATATAATTGGAAGTATAGAATCCACTCATTTTGTAACGGCTGTCTACCTATGTCATGATAAGGGTAGGAAGATACCTCTTATGATTTGTCTACTAAAATACCCAGGATATTCTAGGTATTTAAGGCATGATACGCACTATTATGTTAGAAAGAGTGGAATAGAGCCTAATAAGTGGCAATATGATCGTAGCGTAACTAGTGACGGTAAAGTTCTCACAGAGACACTTAAAAAAATTCTTGAACAGTGCAACTACCCATCTGTTTTAAATGCTGAGAGGACCAGTGGATCATATTTTATCGATGGAGAAAATGGTCAAAACACCTTTAAACTTTATACCATTCCTAAATTTGCCGTTAAGAAGTCTGAAAATGATCCCGTTCAGGGATATGTGAAATATACCCATACGCTCGGTAATGGATATGACTTCAGGATTTTTTCTACTACCCATAAAAAAGCATGCCAGAAATTCGCTGATAAAgatttttataaaaaggGACCATTTAAAGAGGCATCCTTTTATTACTGGGCTGGGGATAAGGATTGTAATAATCCACTTCTTCTTAAGCTTACATCTGATACcatagatatttcttaCTATATACTTGATAGTACtaataaatggaaagaagtcACTATTTCTAAGACCGTTTTCCAGGGTATGATGCTTTTGGATCTTCTTGATACAGAAAATTGCAGGAAGAATAAAGCtgtaattttaaatatatcTCAGACGGATAAAGAAGATTTTGTTTTGTTTAGTACTTCATGCCAGACGAATTTAAACATTAGTAAATGTCCTACAAAATCACAAATGTATGATAGATACTATCAAAGCTTGGCAAGTGGATATAAACTTGGAAGATTCACACAGAAGGGGCATGCTGCAACGTTAGATTCTCTAGAACTACCACTGACTGATACCTCAGTTTTTGTATTCCATTATCCTAAAAGTGAAGATGGGAAACCATTTCTTATCTACCTTAGAGATAGTAGAAAATCATACAAAAACACTAACGATAGACCTTATGAATGGAAATTATATACTAGAGGAATAACTGatgagaatgatgaagataGAATACGAAACATACTTGAATTGGGGGATAGCCACACTGATAGTGGTAATTCATTTGCCAAAGAAGAATCAGATATAGAAATAGAAATAGGAACAGAGGGTGAAATACCAACAtttgagaatgaaaataCTACCATATACAACACAAATTTATGGCATTTGTTATGGTTAGTGCCaattattattattatAATCATTTTACTGATTTTATACTGTTACTATTATCTGCGTGACCCGTGGGTTCGTCAGATATAG
- a CDS encoding hypothetical protein (encoded by transcript BEWA_024550A) has translation MGNLHSVSINLEKYPGAEGVINVPEGYEKVYISGPKVVCVSEQVLDDLPGYVEVCHRIVEKCRIVSVYLKERLYGLDISEGHDFIHVYYWAGDHCRERPLIIQTCEKTSDTYYCSLDGIYWTKELSEKISQNLLGYLDKLNCKLYNAHIVDLLRKKPGTYKCFSSCNRIMVISFNTQCYLFCQQVIESSITRFENENKSQKGLPFPKKVNYVYVYFDLQKCEMPLLICIDPLNMENKWQGYTGCKWYQRDKVDTNAWIQVNNKPTSPNDSTRILEILKEYLPNILSKIEHVQRAEKSSNLETTPVINPDFTLDIAHLPHLKFKDPEENLDIPGYSYPLDYRDIYPSSIPDERSSGDKIVTQTDVILDIPELCETSAEDPVFPMDTTLGSVTPYESWTENFEVVLCDRSSPDHKVTVDFGQNDSFEAFNDEKIHKPVEVVLDPHTPLEFEGFEIDLRTKNSPDNAAIVDYNLTNINGDDLVAGIYTRPMEDGETFPNVGITNIVFSDSSSDLSSPQEVGENTTPVTITVPYIDQSGGQYSSPGLGGESWMNNIYRGYSGSPFIIYGGDFVVYDAAGYEEYRVTAPGVEIIEESPSYNTSTGNERQPICVEMEAPIYTKSGNLDRTLSGSGEGHSDNFELSYNTSSNITYGASAIIDEDYGTGGHVIHGNADPILELIESSPYDSLSGTNALNVTEEENSPPVLDIHPSTNKYKVTREKALYGSEGGSSHDINLEYANSLSEVMTRNSIFEEIYDTAEYKEHGYVSSIAEIEEISSTSCDLYGTSDDECSTSFTDFESKNIRIESGENNLGNSPQAGKLSGLYGESSYSTVHFNDYQIDFYSYGNDIILGSHSPIYSTDGMEKKSLFC, from the coding sequence ATGGGAAATCTGCACAGCGTTTCTATAAATCTGGAAAAATACCCTGGAGCGGAGGGAGTCATTAACGTTCCAGAGGGGTATGAAAAAGTCTACATATCCGGTCCTAAAGTAGTTTGCGTCTCGGAACAAGTGTTGGATGATCTTCCTGGGTACGTTGAGGTTTGCCATAGGATAGTTGAAAAGtgcagaattgtcagtgTCTATCTGAAGGAAAGACTTTATGGACTTGATATTTCAGAAGGGCACGATTTTATCcatgtctactactgggcGGGTGACCATTGCCGCGAGAGACCTCTGATTATCCAAACCTGTGAAAAGACTTCTGACACGTACTATTGCAGTCTTGACGGAATATATTGGACCAAAGAACTGAGTGAAAAAATCTCACAAAATCTCTTGGGTTATCTTGATAAACTCAACTGCAAATTGTACAATGCTCACATTGTAGACCTCTTGAGGAAGAAACCCGGAACCTACAAATGCTTTTCATCTTGTAACAGGATTATGGTGATCTCGTTTAATACTCAATGCTACCTTTTTTGTCAACAAGTTATAGAAAGTTCCATAACTAGgtttgaaaatgaaaataaatCACAGAAGGGATTACCATTTCCAAAGAAGGTGAATTATGTatatgtatattttgaCCTCCAAAAATGTGAGATGCCACTTCTCATTTGCATAGACCCTCTTAACATGGAAAATAAGTGGCAAGGATACACAGGCTGTAAATGGTACCAAAGAGATAAGGTAGATACTAATGCTTGGATACAAGTTAATAATAAACCGACAAGTCCAAATGACTCCACTAGGATACTGGAAATTCTCAAGGAATATCTTCCAAATATCCTGTCAAAAATAGAACACGTTCAAAGAGCAGAGAAATCTTCCAATCTGGAGACTACTCCAGTGATTAATCCAGATTTCACCCTTGATATTGctcatcttcctcatcttaaatttaaagatcCTGAGGAAAATTTAGATATACCAGGATATTCTTATCCTCTGGACTATAGAGATATTTATCCATCTTCGATACCCGATGAGAGATCTTCTGGTGACAAGATAGTAACGCAAACAGATGTGATTTTAGATATTCCGGAATTATGTGAAACATCGGCTGAAGATCCAGTTTTTCCAATGGATACAACTCTAGGATCTGTTACTCCATATGAATCTTGGACAGAGAACTTTGAAGTAGTTTTATGTGATAGGAGTTCCCCGGATCACAAAGTTACCGTTGATTTTGGACAAAATGATTCCTTTGAAGCAtttaatgatgaaaaaataCATAAACCAGTAGAAGTAGTTTTAGATCCTCATACTCCCTTGGAGTTTGAGGGATTTGAGATAGATCTACGTACTAAAAATTCTCCGGATAATGCGGCTATCGTTGATTATAATCTGACTAATattaatggagatgatttGGTGGCAGGGATCTACACAAGACCTAtggaagatggagaaactTTCCCTAATGTTGGAATTACGAATATCGTATTTTCTGATTCATCTTCAGACCTATCAAGTCCCCAAGAAGTGGGTGAAAATACTACTCCTGTTACTATAACTGTACCGTATATAGACCAAAGTGGAGGACAATATAGTTCACCTGGGCTAGGAGGAGAATCCTGGATGAACAACATTTATAGAGGATATTCTGGTTCGccttttatcatttatgGTGGAGATTTCGTCGTTTATGATGCAGCAGGATATGAAGAGTATAGAGTTACTGCCCCTGGTGTTGAAATaattgaagaatctccatcCTATAACACGTCAACAGGAAATGAGAGACAACCTATTTGTGTAGAGATGGAAGCCCCTATATACacaaaatctggaaatctAGATAGAACACTCTCTGGATCTGGCGAGGGGCATTCAGATAATTTTGAATTAAGCTATAATACTTCGTCGAACATTACGTATGGTGCTAGCGCTATTATTGACGAAGATTACGGTACAGGGGGACATGTTATACATGGAAATGCTGATCCTATTTTGGAACTTATTGAATCATCACCCTATGACTCATTGTCCGGAACAAATGCATTAAATGTgactgaagaagaaaattctcCTCCAGTTTTGGATATACATCCTTCTACAAACAAGTACAAAGTCACGAGAGAAAAGGCATTGTATGGATCAGAAGGAGGATCTTCACATGATATTAATCTGGAATATGCTAATTCTTTATCTGAAGTTATGACTAGAAATAGTATTTTTGAGGAGATTTACGATACAGCGGAATATAAGGAACACGGATATGTTTCTTCTATAGCAGAAATAGAGGAGATATCTTCTACATCATGTGATTTATATGGCACCTCAGATGATGAATGCTCCACATcatttacagattttgAATCCAAAAACATACGGATAGAATCTGGAGAGAATAACCTAGGTAATTCGCCTCAAGCCGGAAAACTATCTGGACTGTATGGAGAGTCTTCGTATTCAACCGTTCATTTCAATGATTACCAGATCGATTTTTATTcatatggaaatgataTAATCTTAGGTAGTCATAGCCCGATCTATTCCACTGatggaatggaaaaaaaATCCCTATTCTGTTGA
- a CDS encoding hypothetical protein (encoded by transcript BEWA_024570A) translates to MVILPLMSQVKRNPLTLTSGGVNKQFTVKAVLGDDGGTPLILHPCIDGPVNEIAVYYEKDRTNLICAISNGSHYYYWKGDDRCRYRYRYHGYKNDSVGSKNAHLMVVKATPEV, encoded by the coding sequence ATGGTAATATTGCCATTAATGTCACAAGTAAAAAGGAACCCTCTGACTCTAACTTCTGGTGGAGTAAATAAACAATTCACAGTAAAGGCAGTTCTTGGTGATGATGGCGGTACTCCGCTAATACTACACCCATGCATTGATGGACCAGTTAATGAAATAGCAGTATACTATGAGAAGGATCGGACAAACCTAATTTGTGCGATATCCAATGGCTCTCATTATTACTACTGGAAGGGAGATGACAGATGCCGGTATAGGTATCGTTATCATGGATACAAGAACGACTCTGTAGGGTCTAAAAACGCACATTTAATGGTAGTAAAAGCTACACCAGAGGTATAG
- a CDS encoding hypothetical protein (encoded by transcript BEWA_024540A), which translates to MIGLIVNIHNRCNERRCRCTQGKKFLTAKAGLVGTGDFGYCTHESRRGESKISKVIWTNVPLERVGYVDAFEELELVTVYYHSTLDKDRRYIKKPLLIRVKDGKQNYHWFENIGTYDNRRWWRIDQEAGSGCYPTEDSDYTNNTNLENKLTYIACRLHGLHGIKIDVADNHNIDCAICKANDPIKFIKRDTSEVFGYVKHVYSGSFSGKSVLIHNGNQVTIRRISSMRRGYYVQFQLDSDNVKNVNVYYWSGDLQKKSPLMIEIILNNLKSYWLENISKHEKTGTIRHDKWKVLGSEEINKLDGQGPYLKTRLDILNCVYNGTIQIKIGKQSCHETNHYLHRNRISYGYGEVFGTDPVLYSYRYKPSYLSNQQSFNISEITVLNKEQEFPENVLPMKEVKMLNAYVSPCDEDKPFLICIETGTNIGSKSSKSYAWYHRDTNGNDWKAYTGLTSVQPPEKVTGNLKSALDNARIPLQLKECHIETSAKGIKLDIIQTPLQGKNFCEYTDTSVETKKVFIFVTKTAETPIVNFFKNTHKPAIRNDKTFLLQQQLVDGSKFQSKIQSVKSFDVYFWEGDRKRPIIIEVDATREHVKRYYGKGNSVTSSWLHSGNEGRNLLESLDHWNCENNNAIPIELTEPTNLTRFSSTNKPSSCLKGNLVRSDKSPDLPPGAKDIYEAKAYQVENRKKISRLTYNYQPTDIVPPYEEEDPIVYLYYWKDDLGGSNKVPLLIEFIGTAEKLWYENIDKESTKWRKISKSVYVNFYSSDGHSTPELNETFTTKIHEVNCRIHEVVQVDISKKHDRYCHHGCNTSKIKVSKSKETINEYNIYDHEPVETNIHLTVSSILYYGKEQRVIGSSLNFPLKNVKKVTAYFPNCSGGAPVAIQIQLTGGERWLIKKYDNWEEVTDTYNKAKNDAATMKGLLDKVKDEIRACDRIYPQQNLSSSYGSLLSGDQGPSLPIALVQDINEDDRMALNNLVSEADIMDKEEKKEHSYDHGFFVLDEEEDNTLRKEHADHTLSSIINGYSGNSVIVAASSTDTIYSPIYSTSGSPNVTIDIKKNTEKATKTVYKIPSDKGKFVDLEKDIYPEDSNFYRYTHEATDEVPFTVEQVRYDDIPISNIKPDDPIYSYSVWYWKETVAAMRNPLLIEAEKEYDKVVYYASTGTGGVTWNITTSPTKPLQEEKLETQLDGLNCKLNKAVTMDLSSGTRDNGSYCCEEHKHGTKRVFVSKGSVEVKGKSSTPIPYFKHEINHGVALSSIKYYINGDTDNRKRITAKELTFPIQGSLSVYIFYCSENPVLIYVDSSQVNVRGWYKQNSDYSRPWIKVLNDLSTKTPDNIKKCDTEFNKLVGILNSFGCNNYQPCDDKSQSQTQVKLKQDSGLTIKLKNKPSSGDSTTTYEDTTDGKRVKITVTRSNDPTRSDFYKFTHAPTESFKLEEVQDDEGISITETKSISGKVGSVSAYYWKHETSKNPLLIEIQDSGGQNTYYRNNKNGQWSDYKLKSQTTGEPTKDELELLNCTINDVVQIDATRISYYNERYCHHGDLQQKIKVSDITDSSGKLGMYKAFTHQHSVGGKLIISSIKKGREDITPSDLKSILPLRDVNKVIVYFCRHDIRKTSEPLLVYVDSDSIKDPNHKWFKRPDSGTTWEPAGGLNGMNEHKYTKIIDILDTIQSTCKPPEVTIDIYERSTWVNYNYTDGSSSNYINVKKYSNKCNDPGGFYEYKHCLKSISDNYYTVKEFQYNGKSVTNGLARTKKVTQVSVYYWSTLEIPEHRNKSRPLLVKVVTKEPGQSSEDKYYENKGDQGETNWAPVGDISSSIEQELKLLNCKLNNAVVIDVSKYGTGVIYYDACDRKDLDSGHGERMTVSKDDTGTSLGSYEVYKHTLKNPTRGKFHVVGLKNAGIILTGIDVSYTNPILGVTEMRIYFCSQELEKPLLIYYRRIGSTSEHNWYKNEKTNDESGSWQVVTGGFIQSTYNDEGIQEVLDKLESKCKQGTPTTAITTDDTSITPLPDGPTEERADALGAIAPVATGFTVLTGLGSTSGTLAGTAATFFGGWKLYNRYKGDPWVRQI; encoded by the coding sequence ATGATTGGACTAATCGTCAATATACATAACAGATGTAACGAGAGAAGATGTAGGTGCACACAGGGTAAAAAGTTTCTAACTGCAAAAGCAGGACTTGTGGGAACAGGAGATTTTGGGTACTGTACTCATGAATCTCGCAGAGGAGAATCCAAGATATCAAAAGTTATCTGGACAAATGTTCCACTTGAGAGAGTAGGATATGTTGACGCATTCGAAGAACTAGAGTTGGTGACTGTATATTACCATAGTACCCTTGACAAGGACAGACGTTACATTAAGAAGCCTCTTCTAATAAGGGTGAAAGACGGTAAGCAAAATTACCATtggtttgaaaatattGGAACCTATGACAATAGAAGATGGTGGAGGATTGACCAGGAAGCAGGATCAGGTTGTTATCCTACAGAGGATAGTGATTATACAAACAATACTAACTTGGAGAATAAACTAACCTATATTGCGTGCAGACTGCATGGACTTCATGGGATAAAGATAGACGTTGCCGATAATCATAATATTGACTGCGCAATTTGTAAGGCTAATGATCCaataaagtttataaaaaGGGACACCAGTGAAGTATTTGGCTATGTAAAGCATGTATATAGCGGTAGTTTTTCAGGAAAATCTGTTTTGATTCACAATGGGAACCAGGTTACTATAAGGAGAATATCATCAATGAGGAGAGGCTACTATGTGCAATTTCAACTTGATTCGGATAATGTTAAGAATGTTAAtgtttactactggagtGGTGATCTTCAAAAGAAGAGTCCTCTTATGATAGAGATAATACTCAATAACCTGAAATCTTACTGGCTAGAAAATATCAGTAAACATGAAAAGACTGGAACAATTAGGcatgataaatggaaggTGCTGGGAAGTGAGGAAATCAATAAGTTGGATGGACAGGGTCCATATCTCAAAACTAGACTCGATATTCTCAACTGTGTATACAATGGTACGATTCAGATTAAGATTGGAAAGCAAAGTTGCCATGAAACAAATCATTATTTACATAGGAATAGAATTAGTTATGGATACGGAGAGGTTTTTGGAACGGATCCTGTTCTTTATTCCTACAGATATAAGCCAAGCTACTTATCAAATCAACAATCATTTAACATATCTGAGATTACTGTCCTGAATAAGGAGCAGGaatttccagaaaatgtTCTTCCTATGAAAGAGGTTAAGATGCTTAATGCATACGTATCACCATGTGATGAGGATAAACCTTTTCTTATATGCATTGAAACTGGTACTAATATTGGATCTAAGAGTAGCAAAAGTTATGCGTGGTACCATAGAGATACAAACGGCAATGACTGGAAGGCATATACTGGATTGACCTCAGTCCAGCCTCCTGAGAAGGTTACTGGTAACCTTAAAAGTGCCTTAGATAATGCTAGAATTCCTCTCCAATTAAAAGAATGTCACATAGAAACTTCTGCAAAAGGTATTAAGCTTGACATTATACAGACCCCTCTACAAGGAAAAAATTTCTGTGAATACACTGATACATCCGTTGAAACTAAGAAGGTATTCATCTTCGTGACTAAGACAGCGGAGACTCCCATAGTTAACTTTTTCAAGAATACCCACAAGCCTGCGATTAGGAATGATAaaacttttcttcttcaacagCAGCTGGTTGATGGATCAAAGTTCCAATCAAAGATCCAGAGTGTGAAAAGTTTTGATGTATACTTCTGGGAGGGAGACAGAAAAAGACCAATTATCATTGAAGTTGACGCAACAAGAGAACATGTCAAAAGATACTATGGTAAAGGAAACAGTGTAACTTCCTCCTGGCTACATAGCGGTAACGAAGGAAGAAACTTATTAGAGTCTTTGGATCACTGGAATTGTGAGAATAATAATGCTATTCCCATAGAGTTGACAGAACCAACAAATCTCACAAGGTTTTCTTCTACTAATAAACCATCCAGCTGTCTAAAGGGGAATCTTGTAAGGTCTGATAAATCCCCCGATCTTCCACCTGGAGCAAAAGATATCTATGAAGCAAAAGCCTATCAAGTAGAAAATCGTAAAAAAATATCTAGACTGACCTACAATTACCAACCAACTGACATAGTTCCTCCgtatgaagaagaggatcCAATAGTCTATCTTTACtactggaaggatgatCTGGGTGGATCCAATAAAGTTCCTTTACTTATTGAATTTATAGGGACCGCTGAAAAACTAtggtatgagaatattGACAAAGAGAgtacaaaatggagaaagaTTAGTAAAAGTGTTTATGTTAACTTTTATAGTTCAGATGGTCATAGCACACCTGAACTAAACGAAACATTTACTACAAAGATCCATGAAGTTAACTGCAGAATTCATGAAGTTGTTCAAGTAGACATCTCAAAAAAACATGATAGGTACTGTCATCATGGGTGCAATACCAGTAAGATAAAGGTTAGTAAATCAAAGGAAACTATCAATGAATATAACATTTATGATCATGAACCAGTGGAGACGAACATACATCTAACGGTTTCTTCTATTTTATATTACGGTAAAGAGCAAAGGGTTATTGGAAGCTCCCTAAACTTTCCTCtgaaaaatgttaaaaaggTAACTGCCTACTTTCCAAACTGTTCTGGAGGTGCTCCGGTTGCAATACAGATCCAACTTACCGGAGGTGAAAGGTGGTTGATAAAAAAATATGATAATTGGGAGGAAGTTACTGATACATATAATAAAGCCAAAAATGATGCTGCTACAATGAAAGGTCTTTTGGATAAAGTAAAGGACGAAATAAGAGCGTGCGATAGAATTTATCCGCAACAAAACTTATCTTCTAGTTATGGATCATTACTTTCTGGTGATCAAGGACCGAGTTTACCTATAGCCCTTGTACAGGATATTAATGAAGACGATAGGATGGCTTTAAATAACCTTGTTTCTGAGGCTGATATTATggataaagaagagaaaaaggAACATAGCTATGATCACGGCTTCTTTGTTCtagatgaggaagaagataacACACTAAGAAAGGAACATGCTGACCATACTCTATCTAGTATTATCAATGGTTATTCGGGAAATTCTGTTATAGTAGCGGCGTCTTCAACAGATACCATTTATTCACCGATATATTCAACATCTGGTTCACCGAATGTTACAATTGATATAAAGAAGAATACTGAGAAAGCCACAAAAACTGTATACAAAATACCCTCAGATAAAGGAAAATTTGTTGATTTAGAGAAAGATATTTATCCAGAAGATTCCAATTTCTATAGATATACACATGAGGCAACCGATGAGGTACCTTTTACAGTTGAGCAAGTTAGGTATGATGACATCCCTATATCTAATATTAAACCAGATGATCCCATTTATAGTTACTCAGTGTGGTACTGGAAAGAGACCGTTGCAGCTATGAGAAACCCACTATTGATAGAAGCTGAGAAGGAATATGACAAAGTTGTTTACTATGCTAGTACTGGAACTGGTGGAGTCACATGGAATATCACCACGTCACCAACTAAACCTCTCCAGGAAGAGAAACTCGAGACTCAGCTGGATGGCCTCAACTGCAAACTCAACAAAGCAGTCACCATGGATCTATCATCAGGAACTAGGGACAATGGATCATATTGTTGTGAAGAACACAAGCATGGTACTAAGAGGGTATTTGTTAGCAAGGGATCTGTTGAAGTTAAGGGTAAGAGCTCAACTCCTATTCCCTATTTCAAACATGAGATTAACCATGGAGTTGCACTATCCAGTATTAAATACTACATCAATGGCGATACAGATAACAGAAAGAGAATAACTGCTAAAGAACTAACATTTCCAATTCAAGGTTCATTGAGCGTATATATCTTTTACTGTTCAGAGAATCCGGTACTTATTTATGTTGATTCATCCCAAGTTAATGTTAGGGGATGGTACAAACAAAATAGTGATTATAGTCGACCATGGATAAAAGTATTGAATGACCTCTCCACAAAAACACCAGATAATATCAAAAAGTGTGATACCGAATTTAACAAACTTGTGGGTATACTAAATTCGTTTGGATGTAACAACTATCAACCATGTGATGACAAATCTCAATCGCAGACTCAAGTAAAACTGAAACAGGATTCGGGATTAACTATTAAACTCAAAAACAAGCCATCTAGTGGAGATAGTACTACTACTTATGAAGATACTACCGATGGTAAGAGGGTTAAAATTACTGTCACAAGATCTAATGATCCCACTAGATCAGACTTCTATAAATTCACTCACGCCCCTACAGAATCATTCAAGCTTGAAGAAGTGCAAGATGATGAAGGTATTTCTATTACAGAGACTAAGAGCATCTCCGGAAAGGTAGGTTCAGTttctgcttattactggaaacaTGAGACTAGTAAGAATCCACTATTGATCGAGATACAAGACAGTGGTGGACAGAATACATACTATAGAAATAATAAGAATGGTCAATGGAGTGATTATAAACTCAAATCACAAACTACTGGAGAACCTACTAAGGATGAGTTAGAGTTGCTAAATTGTACGATTAATGATGTTGTTCAAATAGATGCTACTAGGATTTCATATTACAATGAACGTTACTGCCACCATGGAGATTTGCAACAGAAGATAAAGGTCTCTGATATAACTGATAGCAGTGGAAAACTGGGTATGTACAAGGCCTTTACACACCAACATAGCGTCGGAGGAAAACTTATCATCTCTAGTATTAAGAAGGGGAGGGAGGATATAACACCAAGTGATCTGAAATCTATACTTCCCCTCAGGGATGTGAACAAAGTGATTGTATACTTTTGTCGCCACGACATTAGGAAAACTTCCGAACCTCTTCTCGTATACGTAGACTCTGACTCTATTAAGGATCCAAATCATAAGTGGTTTAAAAGGCCTGACAGTGGTACTACTTGGGAACCTGCTGGAGGTTTAAATGGTATGAATGAACATAAATACACAAAGATAATTGACATTCTTGATACCATCCAGAGCACCTGTAAACCACCTGAAGtaactatagacatttatgaAAGAAGTACTTGGGTAAACTATAATTATACAGATGGTAGTTCTAGTAATTACATAAATGTTAAAAAATATAGTAATAAATGCAATGACCCTGGAGGCTTTTATGAATACAAGCACTGTTTAAAGAGTATATCAGATAACTATTATACCGTAAAAGAGTTCCAATATAATGGGAAGTCGGTTACAAATGGGTTAGCAAGAACTAAGAAAGTTACTCAGGTAtcagtctactactggtcCACTTTGGAAATTCCTGAACATAGGAACAAGAGTAGACCCCTTCTTGTCAAAGTAGTTACTAAGGAGCCTGGCCAAAGTTCTGAGGACAAGtattatgagaataaaGGTGATCAGGGAGAGACAAATTGGGCACCTGTTGGAGATATATCTAGCTCTATCGAGCAAGAACTTAAACTCCTCAACTGTAAACTTAATAATGCGGTTGTTATAGATGTTAGTAAATATGGTACAGGAGTTATATACTATGATGCCTGTGATAGGAAGGATTTGGACAGTGGACATGGTGAGAGAATGACAGTTTCCAAGGACGACACTGGTACCTCTCTTGGAAGTTATGAAGTTTACAAGCATACTCTGAAGAATCCCACTCGAGGGAAGTTTCATGTAGTAGGATTAAAGAATGCCGGAATAATTCTCACTGGAATTGATGTAAGTTATACTAATCCTATTCTAGGTGTGACTGAAATGAGGATCTATTTTTGTTCACAGGAACTTGAGAAGCCTCTCCTCATATACTATAGGAGGATTGGTAGTACGTCTGAACACAACTGGTATAAGAATGAGAAAACCAATGATGAAAGTGGTAGTTGGCAAGTTGTAACAGGAGGATTTATACAGAGTACTTACAACGACGAAGGGATTCAAGAAGTACTTGACAAATTGGAGAGTAAATGCAAACAGGGTACTCCTACTACTGCTATTACTACTGATGATACTTCTATCACTCCTCTTCCTGATGGACCTACTGAAGAACGCGCTGACGCTCTTGGTGCTATTGCTCCCGTTGCTACTGGTTTTACTGTTCTCACCGGATTAGGCtctacctctggtactcttgccggaACCgctgcaacattttttggaggatggaaactttataatcgctataaaggagatccttgggttagacaaatatga